CCGGTGAGAATATTCGGCTCGTTGTCGATGCACAGCACCTGGGCGCCACTGACTTCGGCAGCGTTCAGCTCCGATGTTGCGCTCGGGCGCACTGCACTGCTGCGAGCCAGAGGCAAGCTGACACTGAACACGCTGCCTTGCCCGGGCCACGAACGCACTTGCAGCTCATGTCCCAGTACCCGGCACAAACCATCGGCAATTGCCAATCCCAACCCGAGGCCCTTTTCTGCCTGGGTGCGGTGACTGTCCAGACGCTGGAATTCTTCAAAGATGATCTGCAGTTTGTCGCGTGGAATACCCGGCCCCTGATCCCAGACTTCAAGTCGTACCCGCTCGCCCTGACGCCGCACGCCAAGCAAGACTCTGGAGCGTCCGGCGTAGCGGAAAGCATTGGTCAGGAAATTCTGCAGAATGCGCCGCAACAAGCGTGGGTCTGAACGCACACGCAAACGGCTGCCGCACACGCGTAAATCTATTCCCTGCCCACTGGCCAGCGCACCAAACTCGACGCGCAGCGGCTCGAACAGATCATCCAGCACCAGGTCCGACCACTCTGGCGTAATGCGCCCGGCCTCAAGCCGGGAAATATCCAGCAGGTCGGAAATCAGATCCTCTGCCGAACGCAAGGACGTATCCAGATGCTGCACCAGCTCCAGTGCTTCTCCCGGCAGGTTCTGTTGGTGCGCCAGTGAAGCCGAGAACAGGCGCGCGGCATTCAGCGGCTGCATCAGGTCATGGCTGACCGCGGTCAGAAAGCGACTTTTTGACTGGCTGGCTCTTTCGGTCTGTGCCTGCGCCAGCAAAAGAGCCTGGTTCAATTCGGAGAGTTCGCGGGTGCGCTCATCGACCCTTTGCTCCAGCCCTTCATTGGCTTCCTTGAGGGCCTGTTCGGCATCACGGAAAGCGGTAATATCAGTGAAGCTCATGACAAAACCGCCACCCGGCATCGGGTTACCGATAATCTCGATCACCTGGCCACTGGGGAATTGTCGTTCCGAGCGGTGAGCGGTGCCCTGTTGCATCCAGTTGATGCGTTTGTCGACATGCTCCTGCGGATCACCCGGGCCGCACAGGCCACGCTGAGCGTTGCACAGAATCAGATCGGCAATTGGCCGGCCGATAATGATCAGGCCGTCGGGATAGTCGAACATTTCCAGATAGCGGTTATTCCAGGCGACCAGACGCAGCTCCTTGTCGACCACGCTGATGCCCTGGGTAATGTTCTCGATCGCCCCCTGCAGCAGGCCACGGTTGAACTGCAGCACTTCCGAGGCTTCATCAACAATGCGCACAACATCGTCAAACTGCATGTCGCGGCCTTCAATCGCGGCCTTGACCATCACCCGTGCCGATGACGCCCCCAGTACACCGGCCATCAGGCGCTCACTGTGGGTAATCCAACCACTATTGGCGATCTGCTGGGGTTGCCACTCCTGTGCCTGCAACTCGGCATAACGCTGAAAGCTGTACAACGCGCGCTCTTCACCGACAAAGCGCCCGGCCAGGGTCAGCAAATCCTCCACGGTCACTCTCAACAAGGCACGACTCGGGCCGTCATCCCAGGTGCTGGCATCCTGACTGACAAAGCGACTGGCCTGCCAATGTTCCAGCACCCGGGTACGGCTGAACATCGAGACCAGCACAAACACCAGCAGATTGCCCAGCAGGGCCAGCAAGCTGCCCAGCGTCAGGCTGTCGAGGGGCAAGCCCAGGGCATTCTCATGCAGCGCGGACAGACCCGGCAAGACCAGTACGTTCCAGCTGAAAGCAGCGGCCAGCAACGGCAACACCAACAGATACGCCCACAGACTGACCCCTACAGCCAGGCCAGCAAACACGCCGCTACGGTTGGCCTGCTTCCAGAACAGGGCACCCAGCATGGCCGGGGCCAACTGGGCAATGGCGCCGAAGGCCACCTGACCGATACTGGCCAGACTGCCCGCCGAACCGATCAGACGATAGACCAGATAGGCCAGCAAGAGGATCACCAGAATACTGGTGCGGCGGATGTTCAACAGCCAGTCGCGGAACGCTTCGAAGGACTGCTCGCGGCCTTGCTGCTTGCGCAGCATCAACGGCAGAATCACATCATTGGAAACCATGGTACTCAACGCGATGGCCGCGACGATAACCATACCAGTAGCCGCCGAGGCGCCGCCGAGAAAGGCCAGCATGGCCAGCCAGGGGCGTTGCTCCAACAAGGGAACACTGATGACATAGGCATCGGCCGACATTCCGCCGCCGCTAGCCATTTGCCCGGCCAGGCTGATCGGCACAACAAAAAGTGCGGCCAACACCAGGTACAGCGGAAAGACCCAGCGCGCAGTGCGCAAGTCACCCGGGTGGCTGTTTTCTACCACTGCGGTCTGGAATTGTCGCGGCAGACACAGAAACGCGAGAATGGCGATAAAGGTCTGAAACAGCAGACTGGTGATCATGGTATCGCGCTGCCAATAATCGGTCAGCACCGGGCTTTCCAGCGCTCGCTGGTAAAGATCACCGAAACCGCCAAACATGCCCCAGACCACGAAAGCACCCACGGCCATAAAGGCCAGCAGTTTGACGATGGACTCAAAGGCAAT
This sequence is a window from Halopseudomonas salegens. Protein-coding genes within it:
- a CDS encoding hybrid sensor histidine kinase/response regulator; this translates as MLPGTLVAAVFLLYIALLFAIAFWGDRQPGGFAPRLRVWVYSLSLAVWCTSWTFFGAVGMASEQLWGFLPIYLGPILLFLFGWKLYARMIAISKHENITSIADFIAARYGKSQALAVAVTLLCLVSVLPYIALQLKGIVLGYNLLSNPAALYSAESDNLGAQDTALVVTLVLALFTILFGTRSLDATEHHKGMMLAIAFESIVKLLAFMAVGAFVVWGMFGGFGDLYQRALESPVLTDYWQRDTMITSLLFQTFIAILAFLCLPRQFQTAVVENSHPGDLRTARWVFPLYLVLAALFVVPISLAGQMASGGGMSADAYVISVPLLEQRPWLAMLAFLGGASAATGMVIVAAIALSTMVSNDVILPLMLRKQQGREQSFEAFRDWLLNIRRTSILVILLLAYLVYRLIGSAGSLASIGQVAFGAIAQLAPAMLGALFWKQANRSGVFAGLAVGVSLWAYLLVLPLLAAAFSWNVLVLPGLSALHENALGLPLDSLTLGSLLALLGNLLVFVLVSMFSRTRVLEHWQASRFVSQDASTWDDGPSRALLRVTVEDLLTLAGRFVGEERALYSFQRYAELQAQEWQPQQIANSGWITHSERLMAGVLGASSARVMVKAAIEGRDMQFDDVVRIVDEASEVLQFNRGLLQGAIENITQGISVVDKELRLVAWNNRYLEMFDYPDGLIIIGRPIADLILCNAQRGLCGPGDPQEHVDKRINWMQQGTAHRSERQFPSGQVIEIIGNPMPGGGFVMSFTDITAFRDAEQALKEANEGLEQRVDERTRELSELNQALLLAQAQTERASQSKSRFLTAVSHDLMQPLNAARLFSASLAHQQNLPGEALELVQHLDTSLRSAEDLISDLLDISRLEAGRITPEWSDLVLDDLFEPLRVEFGALASGQGIDLRVCGSRLRVRSDPRLLRRILQNFLTNAFRYAGRSRVLLGVRRQGERVRLEVWDQGPGIPRDKLQIIFEEFQRLDSHRTQAEKGLGLGLAIADGLCRVLGHELQVRSWPGQGSVFSVSLPLARSSAVRPSATSELNAAEVSGAQVLCIDNEPNILTGMHSLLSRWQCQVAIARNREEITAVLASGFIPQLVLVDYHLDAGDTGMAVMHWLREQLGDIPGVVISADGRSELITEIRLAGLDFLPKPVKPAALRALISRYVALS